The proteins below come from a single Leptospiraceae bacterium genomic window:
- a CDS encoding SH3 domain-containing protein has protein sequence MKYFIYLLFLGIISGNCSSASSKIDKSEFIPSPARITAKPFLNFREKPDANSKILDSIPEGYVIYVTNRTEETETISNYESYWYKTRFKTKTGWVFGKYLDFEEKEVSISKLIQGSSKHPQYPTNYKKLQKYFDTNMIHKDYKQILSEFGKPNSQIKYKGSNQHGGYNRYLELIYADLKLKFIDMFLFEITYFNSEQLKNKTIHIGSDRHDLELEFEIPYYISKNQYTYLTCFPYSDECPTGYPNSLIFNLEDQKIKTIQLSVYLD, from the coding sequence ATGAAATATTTTATTTATTTATTATTTTTAGGAATTATTTCTGGAAACTGCAGCAGTGCCTCATCAAAGATAGATAAATCAGAATTTATTCCAAGCCCAGCTCGAATTACGGCAAAACCATTTTTAAACTTTCGTGAAAAGCCTGACGCAAATAGTAAAATCCTAGACTCAATACCTGAAGGTTATGTTATTTATGTAACAAATAGAACTGAGGAAACCGAAACTATATCAAATTACGAAAGTTACTGGTATAAAACTAGATTTAAAACGAAAACTGGTTGGGTATTCGGAAAATATTTAGATTTTGAAGAAAAGGAAGTCTCTATCAGTAAGTTGATTCAGGGCTCATCAAAACATCCACAGTATCCTACAAATTATAAGAAACTTCAGAAATATTTTGATACAAATATGATTCATAAAGATTATAAACAAATTCTTTCTGAGTTTGGTAAACCGAATTCGCAAATTAAGTATAAAGGTTCTAATCAGCATGGAGGATACAATCGCTATCTAGAATTGATATATGCCGATTTAAAATTAAAGTTTATTGATATGTTTTTGTTTGAGATAACTTATTTTAATTCAGAACAGCTAAAAAATAAAACTATACATATAGGATCCGACAGACATGATTTAGAACTTGAATTTGAAATTCCTTATTACATTTCTAAAAATCAATACACTTATCTTACTTGTTTTCCGTATTCGGATGAATGTCCAACAGGATATCCTAATTCTCTGATATTTAATTTAGAAGATCAAAAAATAAAAACGATTCAATTGAGTGTATATCTAGATTAG
- a CDS encoding methylglyoxal synthase, whose translation MEKTKRIVLVAHDNKKKDLLDWVTYNKGTLAKHFLSATGTTGKIISENTGLPVNRYISGPLGGDQQIGAKIVEGAIDVMIFFWDPLSAQPHDPDVKALLRVAVLYNIPMACNRSTADFLISSHLLDEVYQNRLHENPISDIRKDN comes from the coding sequence ATGGAAAAAACGAAGCGTATCGTATTAGTTGCCCATGATAATAAAAAAAAGGACTTATTAGATTGGGTTACCTATAATAAAGGGACTTTAGCAAAACATTTTTTATCCGCTACTGGCACGACTGGAAAAATTATTTCAGAAAATACTGGTCTTCCTGTAAATAGATATATATCAGGACCTTTAGGCGGTGATCAGCAAATTGGAGCAAAAATTGTAGAAGGTGCCATTGATGTTATGATTTTTTTTTGGGATCCACTTTCAGCACAACCTCATGATCCAGATGTGAAGGCATTACTTAGAGTAGCCGTTCTTTATAATATACCTATGGCTTGCAATCGATCCACAGCAGACTTTCTAATATCTTCTCATCTGTTAGATGAGGTTTACCAGAATCGACTTCACGAAAATCCAATTTCAGATATCAGAAAAGACAATTAA
- a CDS encoding SET domain-containing protein-lysine N-methyltransferase encodes MKFLVFIIFIFNIFINTSITSVEDNEYVSIKPSYIPGAGMGLYAAKDIPKDTMITHYDGRKITRPEYNALHAKKEHWYVFTMPECSKERIQYKECQSDENKKKNNPECKEPDYPYLDGNRDHYGSKVNFAPSKINGKLTKLQNVQFLKHCEEPYIRLYALRDIKKGEELYVSYGSIYNYHFMEFSEVQEFFLKKANINLKQGEKFTFSD; translated from the coding sequence ATGAAATTTTTAGTATTTATCATTTTTATTTTTAATATTTTTATCAATACAAGTATTACAAGTGTTGAAGACAACGAATATGTTTCTATTAAACCATCTTATATCCCGGGTGCAGGTATGGGGTTATATGCAGCGAAGGATATACCAAAAGATACAATGATTACCCACTACGATGGTAGAAAAATTACGCGTCCAGAGTATAATGCATTACATGCAAAAAAAGAGCACTGGTATGTATTTACAATGCCTGAATGTTCAAAAGAAAGAATTCAATACAAAGAATGCCAGTCAGATGAAAATAAAAAAAAGAATAATCCTGAGTGTAAAGAGCCAGATTATCCTTACTTAGATGGAAATCGTGATCACTATGGGTCTAAGGTAAATTTCGCACCTTCCAAAATTAATGGGAAGTTAACTAAACTTCAAAATGTTCAATTTCTAAAACATTGTGAAGAACCTTATATTCGGTTATATGCTCTCAGAGATATTAAAAAAGGGGAAGAACTTTATGTGAGTTACGGTAGTATTTACAACTACCACTTTATGGAATTTTCAGAAGTTCAAGAATTTTTTTTAAAAAAAGCAAATATCAATCTGAAACAAGGTGAAAAATTTACATTTTCTGATTAG
- a CDS encoding threonylcarbamoyl-AMP synthase — protein sequence METIVSSNVNHAADVIKQGGIVIFPTETVYGIGANSRNILACEKIYSIKNRPSDNPFIVHLDSVQSIDKIAIIPEKYKKVIHHFSPGPITYILEKKDDSIFSSGLSTLAVRVPSHEMTNLLLQYSDTPISAPSANLSGKPSITRSLDAISEFSGKVDFILTGKDSEIGIESTVLDFTSETPVLVRPGRISYLELKDFLPNLKTYEKNNNYPLLKPISPGLKYRHYAPDCRVILVESIEQIEGNSNAVIGFKYNSKVTFSQFLQTNLEYMHYLYSFFIDCDKKQINNAFCQFPLEDEFKDVLINRIEKAIMK from the coding sequence TTGGAAACAATTGTTAGTTCCAATGTAAATCATGCCGCCGATGTTATAAAACAAGGCGGCATTGTTATTTTTCCGACCGAGACAGTATACGGAATAGGTGCTAATTCTAGAAATATTCTAGCATGTGAAAAAATTTATTCTATCAAAAATCGTCCTTCCGATAATCCTTTTATTGTACACTTAGATTCAGTTCAATCAATAGACAAAATCGCAATTATCCCCGAAAAATATAAAAAAGTCATTCATCATTTTTCTCCGGGACCAATTACTTACATATTAGAAAAAAAAGATGATTCTATTTTTTCCTCTGGTTTATCAACATTAGCCGTTAGGGTACCTTCTCACGAAATGACAAACTTACTCTTACAATATTCGGATACTCCGATTTCCGCTCCGTCCGCAAATCTGTCAGGGAAACCTTCTATTACCCGCTCTTTGGATGCAATTTCTGAATTTTCTGGAAAAGTTGATTTTATATTAACAGGCAAAGATAGTGAAATAGGAATTGAATCTACAGTATTAGATTTTACGAGTGAAACTCCAGTCCTTGTTAGACCCGGACGAATTTCTTATTTAGAACTAAAAGACTTTTTACCAAATTTAAAAACATATGAGAAAAATAATAATTATCCACTCCTGAAACCCATAAGTCCCGGATTGAAATATAGGCACTATGCCCCAGACTGCAGAGTAATATTAGTTGAAAGTATCGAACAAATAGAAGGAAACTCAAATGCAGTAATTGGATTCAAATACAACTCTAAAGTAACATTTAGCCAATTCCTACAGACTAACTTGGAATATATGCATTACCTTTATTCTTTTTTTATTGATTGTGACAAAAAACAAATCAATAATGCATTTTGCCAGTTTCCATTAGAAGACGAATTTAAAGATGTACTGATCAATAGAATCGAAAAAGCTATTATGAAATAA